One part of the Phacochoerus africanus isolate WHEZ1 chromosome 7, ROS_Pafr_v1, whole genome shotgun sequence genome encodes these proteins:
- the LOC125131762 gene encoding 60S ribosomal protein L36a-like yields MVNVPKTWRTFCKKCGKQQPHKVTQYKKGKDSLYAQGKRCYDRKQSGYGGQTKPIFWKQDETTKKIVLRLEYVEPNCRSKRMLAIKRCKQR; encoded by the coding sequence ATGGTCAACGTACCTAAAACCTGGAGGACTTTCTGTAAGAAGTGTGGAAAGCAGCAGccccacaaagtgacccagtataaGAAGGGCAaggattccctctatgcccaggGAAAGAGGTGCTATGATAGGAAACAGAGTGGCTATGGTGGGCAAACAAAGCCAATTTTCTGGAAGCAGGATGAAACCACAAAGAAGATTGTGCTGAGGCTTGAATATGTTGAGCCCAACTGCAGATCCAAGAGGATGCTGGCCATTAAGAGATGCAAGCAGAGATAA